A genomic region of Spirochaetales bacterium contains the following coding sequences:
- a CDS encoding thiol-activated cytolysin family protein yields MKIRTVCTILPLVLLLSGGCDDIASNIPYPEAEIINKHIRELSLLDQMGEFEERKGPITDKGPCVYSYTLQTGNDENINLDPDCSWIYPGALFDGSSILDGEYGVIDVNRRRLTVTLSSIFKINFGSIDINPVYPETRNSLACVARPPIPEVNHKIENVYNADHLKILLPVHLKTDPPIDTIFNFDPASVTRKKLIQYKYIYYTASCDAPKNPSDFFDPSVTWEELRQWITEPVSPVYISRVKYGKMGFIFIESDADDNDLTAALNHALDDVPATTENALFYRKILDNSTIKSLTIGQESKQAITTLSGFDDLSTHASRLKDYTKINECYPIIYSLNYLKLRELNTLGVVLSAQYYLTECGNDDRAYKLTVSTVRDDGIPYEMVADVTYVNEIPLDAVEEYTSEGTVYRFSYWEPSQTGVIIDDITMNHTTAHYFENHCTIIAHYEETGSIDPTPSPPAETVTNPPTYTLTYDTYNAAGVKSSPSRSNLQYGSTVSISTAGSYSHSEGTMIFDSWRVASGSARIIQAGSASNASVTEFKANTRVVPGYSLEPSDPPPPPTPEYTLTVRYRASDGTAKTENHTMTAVDSVTIGTTDRYRATDGTTMRFQTWGIASGSAAIENAGSADGAVIKNLSKDTTVEASYIAVLHTLQVTYNDSSGTSYSVTYKNLKETDTISISTASQINSGTTLYFKQWHLSGEADIGSPISAGTSVTNFRGNASVSPEYGR; encoded by the coding sequence ATGAAAATAAGAACGGTATGCACCATTTTGCCGCTTGTTCTTCTGCTTTCAGGCGGCTGTGACGATATTGCGTCGAATATACCCTATCCAGAAGCTGAAATTATCAACAAACATATCAGGGAATTGTCGCTGCTCGATCAAATGGGGGAATTCGAAGAACGGAAAGGGCCGATAACGGATAAAGGACCGTGCGTTTACAGCTATACACTACAAACGGGGAACGACGAAAATATCAATCTCGACCCGGACTGCTCATGGATTTATCCGGGCGCCCTATTCGACGGCTCAAGCATTCTCGACGGCGAATACGGCGTCATCGATGTCAATAGACGCAGACTCACCGTCACATTGTCTTCCATTTTTAAAATAAATTTCGGCTCGATCGACATCAATCCGGTGTATCCGGAAACCCGAAATTCACTCGCCTGTGTGGCGAGACCGCCGATACCGGAAGTGAATCATAAAATCGAAAACGTTTACAATGCCGATCATCTCAAGATACTTCTCCCCGTTCATTTAAAAACCGACCCGCCCATCGATACTATTTTTAATTTCGATCCGGCTTCGGTTACCAGGAAAAAGCTGATACAATACAAATATATCTATTATACCGCCTCATGCGATGCGCCGAAGAATCCCTCCGATTTTTTCGATCCGTCCGTCACATGGGAGGAATTGCGGCAATGGATCACGGAACCGGTTTCTCCCGTCTACATTTCCCGCGTAAAATACGGCAAAATGGGATTCATTTTCATTGAATCGGACGCCGATGACAATGATTTGACCGCCGCCCTGAATCACGCACTCGACGATGTTCCCGCGACGACGGAAAACGCCCTATTTTACAGAAAGATACTCGACAACAGCACGATAAAATCCCTGACGATCGGCCAGGAATCGAAGCAGGCAATAACGACACTTTCGGGATTTGATGATCTGAGTACACACGCATCGAGACTGAAGGATTACACCAAAATAAACGAATGTTACCCGATCATCTACAGCCTCAATTATCTGAAACTGCGTGAATTAAATACATTAGGCGTCGTCCTTTCCGCACAATATTATTTAACCGAATGCGGTAATGACGATCGGGCGTATAAATTGACCGTCAGCACCGTCCGCGACGACGGCATCCCGTATGAAATGGTTGCCGATGTAACATACGTAAACGAAATTCCCCTCGACGCGGTAGAGGAATACACCTCGGAAGGAACGGTGTACCGTTTCTCATATTGGGAGCCGTCGCAGACAGGCGTCATCATCGATGATATAACCATGAATCATACCACCGCCCATTACTTTGAAAACCATTGCACCATCATCGCACATTACGAGGAGACCGGAAGCATCGACCCGACTCCCTCCCCGCCCGCGGAAACGGTGACAAATCCGCCGACCTACACACTCACCTATGACACATACAATGCCGCGGGCGTCAAGTCCTCGCCGTCCCGTTCCAATCTCCAGTACGGCAGTACCGTGTCGATCAGTACCGCCGGAAGCTACTCCCATTCGGAAGGGACCATGATCTTCGACAGCTGGCGGGTTGCCTCCGGAAGTGCCCGGATTATCCAGGCGGGATCCGCGTCGAACGCATCGGTGACGGAGTTCAAGGCGAACACCAGGGTCGTCCCCGGCTACAGCCTCGAGCCCTCCGATCCGCCGCCCCCGCCGACACCCGAATACACGCTGACCGTCAGGTACCGCGCGTCCGACGGAACGGCAAAAACGGAAAACCACACCATGACCGCCGTCGATTCCGTCACTATCGGCACCACGGACCGCTACCGTGCGACCGACGGAACGACAATGCGGTTTCAGACGTGGGGAATTGCTTCCGGCAGCGCCGCAATCGAGAACGCGGGTTCGGCGGACGGCGCCGTCATCAAGAACCTGAGTAAGGATACGACGGTGGAAGCCTCATACATCGCCGTACTCCATACGCTGCAGGTTACCTATAATGATTCATCGGGAACATCGTATTCCGTCACATACAAAAATCTCAAGGAAACGGATACAATCTCGATCAGCACCGCGAGTCAGATAAATAGCGGGACGACACTTTACTTCAAACAATGGCATCTGTCCGGCGAGGCGGATATCGGAAGCCCGATTTCCGCAGGCACGTCCGTTACCAATTTCCGGGGCAATGCTTCGGTCAGTCCTGAATATGGGCGGTAG
- a CDS encoding DUF2259 domain-containing protein: MRRILLFYLLLIVIPFRTMAGDIAAFVNLGFSDDSRYFMFGQFGITENNSFPYADLYIVDVRSNIFTPYGKKNFFAREAVEPGNSGMGALLNLVEQNIALKVKYNINHLATGRILYLLLNGDTPKETISFRDFNTGNTYNVRLFQNATGTGKNISSSFHISATVTKSSGASASLNTGHPSFARTGVVKYKIKQIILAPDERSLVFVIEKEEIDTKGINIRYMVETAVIAY; this comes from the coding sequence ATGAGACGAATACTGCTATTTTACTTGTTACTCATTGTCATCCCATTCCGTACTATGGCGGGAGATATTGCCGCCTTTGTCAACCTCGGTTTTTCGGATGATTCACGGTATTTTATGTTCGGACAGTTCGGCATCACCGAAAACAATTCGTTCCCCTATGCCGATCTTTATATCGTCGATGTCCGTTCGAATATTTTTACACCGTACGGTAAAAAAAATTTTTTTGCCCGGGAAGCTGTCGAACCGGGAAACAGCGGGATGGGGGCCCTGCTCAACCTTGTCGAACAAAATATCGCGCTTAAGGTAAAATACAATATCAACCACCTTGCGACCGGCCGCATTCTCTATCTTCTTTTGAACGGCGACACGCCAAAAGAAACCATTAGCTTCAGAGATTTCAATACGGGAAACACCTATAACGTCCGGCTTTTCCAAAACGCAACCGGAACGGGCAAGAATATATCCTCATCGTTTCATATCTCGGCAACCGTCACAAAAAGCTCCGGGGCCTCGGCATCATTGAATACAGGGCACCCCTCATTCGCGAGAACAGGGGTGGTGAAATATAAAATAAAACAAATCATTCTTGCACCAGACGAACGCTCGCTTGTCTTTGTCATCGAAAAAGAAGAAATCGACACAAAAGGCATCAATATCCGCTATATGGTTGAAACGGCAGTTATAGCATACTGA
- a CDS encoding 6-phosphofructokinase — protein MASVKNIGIITSGGDCGGLNAVVKGAAKTAISKGINAYIIPNGYAGLYNLVDMEKLVLLQEKRVDAVSSAIAGSEAGHSRVKISKITDPDKYERIKKGLAKFSIDGLIISGGDDTGSVVVDLAQQGIPCVHAPKTMDLDLQTYSVGADSAINKISRFVSDLKTTGQTHNRIMVIEVFGRYAGHTAFRGGIGADADCILIPEIPTDFTVVYQHMKKHFMQRITASDVKAGTYSIVVAEGLKDASGSDIVDESAGLDSFGHKKLAGAGKYVRDTLTKMIKADPDIPEFMKQQGMFVKGIYETPEIRDVRPGHLIRSGSTSSFDVNFGMEAGAAAVLLLLNDITGVTVVNVHEGEIRYMPTKEAIVQRTVNLSTIAFYEQLDVCFGRKPVTYSPAFKECSGRIDRHM, from the coding sequence ATGGCATCTGTAAAGAATATCGGGATTATAACCAGCGGGGGAGATTGCGGCGGACTCAATGCCGTTGTCAAGGGTGCCGCCAAAACGGCGATTTCCAAAGGGATCAACGCCTACATCATTCCAAACGGGTACGCGGGGCTTTATAATCTAGTTGATATGGAGAAACTGGTATTACTTCAGGAAAAGCGGGTGGATGCCGTTTCGTCGGCCATCGCAGGTTCGGAAGCGGGACATTCACGTGTAAAAATATCCAAAATTACAGACCCGGATAAATACGAGAGAATCAAAAAGGGTCTTGCTAAGTTCTCTATCGACGGCCTTATCATATCCGGCGGAGACGATACGGGAAGCGTCGTTGTCGATCTCGCACAGCAAGGCATTCCATGTGTCCACGCCCCGAAAACCATGGATCTTGATCTTCAAACCTATTCCGTCGGGGCGGATTCGGCGATCAATAAAATTTCAAGGTTTGTCTCCGATCTTAAAACGACGGGGCAAACCCATAACAGAATCATGGTCATAGAAGTTTTCGGCCGTTATGCGGGACACACCGCATTCAGGGGCGGTATCGGCGCCGATGCGGACTGTATCCTCATCCCGGAAATTCCGACCGATTTCACGGTCGTCTACCAGCACATGAAAAAGCATTTCATGCAGCGGATTACCGCAAGCGATGTCAAGGCGGGAACCTACTCGATCGTTGTCGCCGAGGGGCTGAAAGACGCGAGCGGGTCGGATATTGTCGATGAATCGGCAGGTCTGGATTCATTCGGACACAAAAAACTCGCCGGCGCGGGAAAATATGTAAGGGACACGTTGACCAAAATGATCAAGGCCGACCCCGACATTCCCGAATTCATGAAACAACAGGGAATGTTCGTGAAGGGTATTTATGAGACACCGGAGATCAGGGATGTTCGTCCTGGACATCTTATCAGATCGGGAAGTACATCGTCGTTTGACGTCAATTTCGGAATGGAAGCGGGCGCGGCTGCGGTGCTGCTTCTGCTCAATGATATTACCGGTGTGACCGTCGTCAATGTTCATGAGGGAGAGATCCGGTATATGCCGACAAAAGAGGCGATCGTACAGCGGACGGTAAATCTCTCGACAATTGCGTTCTACGAGCAGCTCGATGTCTGTTTCGGAAGAAAGCCCGTAACGTATTCACCGGCTTTCAAGGAATGCAGCGGCAGGATTGACAGACATATGTAA
- the lgt gene encoding prolipoprotein diacylglyceryl transferase produces MLHYITFPDWIKPEIIPGITFIRWYALMYIIAFGITYLLFRYQIKERKLQIKEDDIYNVFFWGIVGLIIGARLFAVTVYDRHGEFLKNPIIAFLPVSCENGGCQFTGFAGMSYHGGVIGCIIGVLIYTKIKKIDILEWGDLIVAGIPLGYTFGRLGNFINGELYGRVTTLPWGMVFPDARAKLPADDSWVKATAEKLGIEIPPSGMVNLPRHPSQLYEALFEGIVLWLAIWFLFRKRKPFKGFIIGTYIIGYGLIRFFIEYVREPDIGKFLFPFGEGKNAIYRLVSPWNFTLGQLLCFLMIIGGIASLLIFRHLSKRQELEAAEAKEKPDLKKLRKKIK; encoded by the coding sequence ATGTTGCACTATATTACCTTTCCGGACTGGATCAAGCCGGAAATTATACCGGGAATCACCTTTATCCGGTGGTACGCCCTCATGTATATTATCGCGTTCGGTATTACCTACCTCCTTTTCAGGTACCAGATAAAGGAAAGAAAACTCCAGATAAAGGAAGACGATATATATAATGTTTTTTTCTGGGGTATCGTGGGACTCATCATCGGGGCCAGGCTGTTTGCCGTCACCGTTTACGACCGCCACGGCGAATTCCTGAAAAATCCGATTATCGCGTTTCTTCCCGTAAGCTGTGAAAACGGGGGGTGCCAGTTTACCGGATTCGCCGGCATGTCGTATCACGGCGGGGTGATCGGGTGCATTATCGGTGTGCTTATTTACACGAAAATAAAAAAAATCGACATCCTCGAGTGGGGCGACCTTATCGTCGCCGGGATTCCCCTTGGCTATACCTTCGGACGGCTCGGCAACTTTATCAATGGCGAACTCTACGGACGGGTGACCACCCTTCCCTGGGGCATGGTCTTCCCGGATGCAAGGGCAAAGCTTCCGGCCGACGACTCCTGGGTAAAAGCGACCGCGGAAAAACTCGGTATCGAGATTCCTCCATCGGGAATGGTCAATCTGCCGCGCCATCCGTCACAGCTGTATGAGGCCCTTTTCGAGGGAATCGTCCTCTGGCTTGCCATCTGGTTTCTTTTTCGTAAAAGAAAACCGTTTAAAGGATTTATCATCGGCACCTACATTATCGGCTACGGGTTGATCCGCTTTTTTATCGAATATGTCAGGGAACCCGATATCGGAAAATTTCTTTTTCCATTTGGTGAGGGAAAGAACGCTATATACCGCCTTGTCAGCCCGTGGAATTTCACGCTCGGACAGCTTCTCTGCTTCCTGATGATAATCGGGGGCATAGCGAGTCTTTTAATTTTCCGGCACCTTTCAAAACGGCAGGAACTGGAAGCGGCGGAGGCAAAAGAAAAACCGGATCTGAAAAAGTTACGAAAGAAGATAAAATAG
- a CDS encoding type II toxin-antitoxin system HicB family antitoxin, translating to MHNEFTAIIEKDEDWYIGYCPEIPGANGQGKTIKECEKNLADAISLILEDRREDALRGIPDGAIKETISIQ from the coding sequence ATGCACAATGAATTTACAGCAATTATAGAAAAAGATGAAGATTGGTATATAGGGTATTGTCCCGAAATTCCGGGAGCTAATGGTCAAGGAAAGACCATAAAAGAATGTGAAAAAAATCTGGCAGATGCTATTTCTTTGATCTTGGAAGATAGAAGAGAAGATGCTTTAAGAGGAATTCCAGATGGTGCCATTAAGGAAACAATCAGTATACAATAG